In the genome of uncultured Pseudomonas sp., the window GAAACCGTGGTGATCTCCGGTGCAGCCGGTGCCGTGGGCAGTGTGGCCGGGCAAATTGCCAAGCTCAAAGGCTGCCGTGTGGTCGGCATTGCCGGCGGCGCGGACAAGTGCAAGTTCCTCATCGACGAGCTGGGCTTTGATGGCGCCATCGATTACAAGAGCGAAGATGTCGTCGCCGGTCTCAAGCGCGAATGCCCTAAAGGTGTGGACGTGTATTTCGACAACGTCGGCGGAGATATTCTCGATGCCGTACTCACCCGCCTGGCGTTCAAGGCGCGGGTGGTGATCTGCGGTGCGATCAGCCAATACAACAACAAACAGGCCGTTAAGGGCCCAGCCAATTACCTCAACCTGCTGGTCAACAGTGCGCGCATGGAAGGCATGGTCGTAATGACCTACGCCCCACGCTTTGCTGAAGCGGCTGCGGAGATGGGCGGCTGGCTGGCCAGCGGCCAGCTGAAGTCCAAGGAAGACATCGTCAGCGGCCTGCAGACCTTCCCCGAGACCCTGCTCAAGCTGTTCAGCGGCGAGAACTTCGGCAAACTGGTTCTGAAAGTCGACTAAGTGACTGGGTTTCACACCCGTTTTTAAGTCGCTTTAGCAAAAAGGGGTTTAACCGCGTCGCGGTTAAACCCCTTTTCATCAACACCACGCAGAAACCCTGCTCCTCTCCTACCTGCCTCGGTCTATCACCGACTTAGGACGCCCGATGACGGCGTACTTCAATAATGTTCGGCAAACGCGAAATGCGCCCCAGCAAACGCCCCAAGGCATCCAGCCCCGGAATCTCCACGGTGATCGACATCGACGCGGTGTTGTCCTCTTTGTTCGAGCGCGTATTGAGCGCCAGCACATTGAGCTTTTCGTTAAGCAGCATCTGGGTCACGTCGCGCAACAGACCAGAGCGGTCGTAGGCGCGAATGATGATGTCCACCGGATAGGTTTGCACCGGTACCGGCCCCCAGCCAACCTGGATGATCCGCTCCGGCTCACGCCCGGCCAGTTGCAGCACCGAGGCACAATCCTGACGGTGGATACTGACACCACGGCCGAGGGTGATATAGCCGACAATCGGATCACCCGGCAGCGGCTGGCAGCAACCTGCCATCTGCGTCAGCAGGTTACCCACGCCCTGAATCTGAATGTCGCCACGTTTGCCCGGCTTGAAGCCCAAGGCCTTGCGCGGGATCAGCTCAAGCTGCTCGTTGACCCGGTCGGGCTCAACCAGTTGCTGCGCCAGGTTGATCAGTTGCGCCAGGCGCAGATCGCCGGCGCCGAGCGAGGCGAACAGGTCTTCGCTGGTCTTCATGTTGGCCTTCTCGGCCAACTTTTCGAAGTCCACATGCGGTAATGCCAGGCGTTGCAGCTCGCGCTCCAGCTGGACTTTACCAGCCGCGACGTTCTGATCGCGGTCCTGCAGCTTGAACCAGTGGACGATCTTCGCCCGCGCCCGCGAGGTGGTGACGTACCCGAGGTTGGAGTTCAGCCAGTCGCGGCTCGGCGTGCCGTGCTTGCTGGTGATAATTTCCACCTGCTCACCGGTCTGCAGGCTGTAGTTGAGCGGCACGATGCGCCCATTGATCTTCGCGCCACGGCAATTGTGGCCAATTTCGGTGTGTACGCGGTAGGCAAAATCCAGCGGCGTCGCCCCTTTTGGCAGGTCGATGGCATGCCCGTCCGGGGTGAACACGTAAACCCGGTCCGGCTCGATATCCACGCGCAGCTGTTCGGCCAGGCCGCCGATATCGCCGAGTTCTTCATGCCATTCGAGCACCTGACGCAACCAGGAAATCTTCTCCTCGTAATGGTTGGAGCTGGCCTTGACGTCGGTGCCCTTGTAGCGCCAGTGCGCACACACACCCAGCTCGGCTTCTTCGTGCATGGACTGGGTGCGAATTTGCACTTCCAGCACCTTGCCTTCCGGGCCCAGTACGGCGGTGTGCAGCGAGCGGTAGCCGTTCTCTTTAGGGTTGGCGATGTAGTCGTCAAACTCCTTGGGAATGTGCCGCCACAGCGTATGCACGATACCCAGCGCGGTGTAGCAATCACGCACTTCCGGCACCAGCACACGCACCGCGCGCACGTCATAAATCTGGTTGAACTGCAGCCCTTTGCGCTGCATTTTTCGCCAGATTGAGTAGATGTGCTTCACCCGGCCACTGATATCGGCCTTGATCCCCGTGATTTCCAGCTCGCCCCGCAGCTGGCCCATCACTTCGTTGATGTAGTGCTCGCGGTCCAGGCGGCGCTCGTGCAGCAGTTTGGCGATTTGCTTGTACTGCTCAGGCTCCAGATACCGAAAAGACAGGTCTTCGAGCTCCCACTTGATATGCCCGATACCCAAACGGTGAGCCAGCGGTGCATAGATGTCGAAGACCTCTCGGGCCACGCGCTGACGTTTCTCGTCGTCGGCCTCTTTCACCGCACGGATCGCACAGGTGCGCTCAGCCAGCTTGATCAGCGCCACGCGCACATCATCGACCATCGCCACGAGCATCTTGCGCAGGTTTTCCACCTGGCCCTGGGAGCCAAGCACCAGAGAGTCACGCGGGTTCATCGAGGCACTGATCGCGGCCATGCGCAGCACGCCTTCAACCAGCTTGGCCACCACCGGGCCAAAGCGCTGGTGGACCATGACCAACGGCACTTTGCCCTCACGCACGCAGCGGTAGATGACGGCAGCGACCAGGGTGTCCTGATCGAGCTTGAGGTCGGCGAGAATTTCGGCGATTTCCAGGCCGGAGCGAAAACTCGACGCGCCCTCGGTCCATAGATTCTTCGCCGCATTGGCCTGCTGCTCAGCCGCACGGGCGAACTCGCAAGCCTCACGCAGGGCCTCGCGATCCAACGCTGGGTCGACACTCAGTACATGCTCGAGCCATGCCTCAAGATTGACACTGCCGTCGTCGTTGATCGGCTGATGCGCTCTGACCTGAACCATCTTGCTTACCTTCCCTACGGCAAGCTGAAAGCCTGCCGAATAGTCCCGGCTACGCTGAGCCGGGCGGTTTAACCGCGTGAAAACGCAATTCCTGTGCGCCTTGTTACAACTAACTGGGGTCTCGCCCCGGCAAAACCAAGCCGCCTAGCGTAAGCCTACGGCTTAACAAACAGCGCCATCGCTTCAACGTGCGCGGTTTGCGGAAACATATCGAGAATACCGGCCCGCTCAAGCTGGTAGCCCTGCGCCAGCAATTCGGCGCTGTCGCGGGCCAGGGTCGTCGGGTTACACGACACATACAGCACCCGTTTGACGCCCAACGTCGCCAGCTGCTTGACCGCCTGCAACGCGCCATCGCGCGGCGGGTCCAGCAGCACAGCGGCAAAACCGCCCTGTGCCCAGCCCGCCTCAGCCAGCGGGTTGGACAGATCGGCCTGGAAAAAGTGCGCGTTGCGCAGACCATTCGTCTCGGCATTCAACGCGGCGCGTTCGACCATTGCCTGCACGCCCTCCACCGCTATCAACTCACGCACCCGCTGAGCCAGCGGCAAGGCAAAGTTACCCAAGCCACAAAACAGATCCAGCACCCGCTCATCGGCCTGCGGCGCGAGCCAATCCAGGGCCTGGGCGATCATGGCGTCGTTGACCGACTGGTTGACCTGGACAAAGTCTCCTGGGCGATAGGCCAGGCTAAGGTTGTAGGCCTCCAGACGATAACTCAGCTCATGCGCAGGATTGAACGGCTGCGGCTCGGCACTGCCGTGCAACCATAACTGCGCATCCTGTTGCGAGCAGAACGCCTGCAAGCGTGCCAGATCCGCCTCGCTCAATGCGGCGGTATGGCGGATCAGCACAGCATTGCAGCTGCCGCTGAATAACTCGACATGACCAATGGCCTGGGGTTTATCCAATTCTCGTAAGACCTGCGGCAAACCACGCAGAATCGGTTGTAAGGGCTGTACCAGTACCGGGCACGCATCGATAGCGATAATGTCTTGGCTCGCCACGGCACGGAAACCCACATCCAGACGCTTGGCCTTGTGGTCCCAGCGCACGGCAATCCGCGCGCGGCGGCGATAAGCCAGCTCCGGACCAACCAACGGCGCGGCCCACTCACGCGGCTCAAGATTGGCCAAACGACTCAGTTGCTCGGCAAGCATGCGCTGTTTTAGGGCAAGCTGGTCGGTCTGCGGCATATGCTGCAGGCTGCAACCGCCACACACCTTGGCGTGACGGCAGGCCTCATCGCGACGCTCGGCGCTGGCAGTCAGGATGCGCTCGGCCCGCGCCTCGACCACCTTGCCATGGGCACCCAGCACCCGCGCCTCGATCTGCTCACCGGCCAACGCGCCGCTGACAAACCAGGTCCGCCCTTCGACAAAACCGATACCGCGGCCATCGTTGGCCAGGCGCTCGATAAGCAGCTTCTGCTTCTTGCCCACCGGCACCTGTGGCGCACGGGAACCGCCGCTGGGTTGAAAACGTAGACCGCCGTCTTTCTTCGCCATCAGTTGCTCGGCGCGTCGTAAATGCCACTGGACAGGTAGCGGTCGCCACGGTCGCAGATGATGGCCACCATCACGGCATTCTCGACCTCTTGGGACAGCCGCAGCATGGCCGCCACCGAGCCGCCGGAAGACACCCCGCAGAAGATGCCTTCTTCGCGCGCCAGACGGCGCATCACCTCTTCGGCTTCCTGCTGGCCCATATCGATAATCCGGTCAACCCGCTCAGCCTGATAGATCGACGGCAAGTACTCCTGCGGCCAACGGCGGATACCGGGAATCGACGCCCCCTCCATCGGCTGCAGGCCGATGATCTGCACCTCGGGCTTTTGCTCCTTCAAGAAGCGCGACACGCCCATGATGGTGCCCGTGGTGCCCATCGAGCTGATGAAGTGCGTGATCTCGCCACCCGTCTGCTGCCAGATTTCCGGACCGGTGCTGGTGTAGTGAGCAATCGGGTTGTCGCCATTGGCGAACTGATCGAGGACCTTGCCCTTGCCATCGGCCTGCATCTGCAAGGCCAGGTCGCGGGCCTCCTCCATACCGCCCACCAGAATCAACTGCGCGCCGTATGCGGTCATCGCCGCTTTGCGTTCTGCGGTGGAGTTGTCCGGCATGATCAATACCATGCGGTAACCCTTGATCGCGGCGGCCATGGCCAAGGCAATCCCGGTGTTGCCGCTGGTGGCCTCGATCAATACATCACCGGGGGTGATATCACCACGCGATTCGGCGCGGCTAATCATCGACAGCGCCGGACGGTCTTTAACCGAACCCGCCGGATTATTACCTTCAAGCTTCAACAGCAAGGTATTGCTGGTGTTACCCGGCAAACGCTGCAGGCGAACCAGTGGGGTGTTGCCGACGCAATCGGCGATCGTTGGGTAATGCAGGCTCATGGCGGACGAGAGGATCCAGAAGCGAAGAAGACCCTCATGATACCGGCAAACCACCGTCGGCCATATAACCGTCCCGCTTTGCGCGACAGCATTTGCCATGAGAGTCGGCGCAACCGCTAAACTGCCGCCACGTCAGTACAGGAGTCAGCGCGTGATAACGAATTTAGGCATCAAAGGGCGAGTGCTCATGCTCACCCTATTGCCCACCAGCCTGTTGGCACTGGTGCTCGGTGGTTATTTCACCTGGATGCAGTTGTCCGGCTTACAGGAGCAACTGCTGCAACGCGGGCAGATGATCATCGAGCAACTCGCCCCCCTGGCCGCGCCAGCGCTGCGAACGAGCGATGCAGAGTTGTTGCAGCGCATTGCCAACCAGGCACTCGAGCAGCCGGACGTGCGTGCCGTGAGCTTCCTCAGCGCCGAGCGCAGCGTCCTGGCCCACGCGGGGCCCAGCATGCTCAACGACTCACCGGCGACTGGCCAGTTGCTGCTCGCGCAAAACAGCAACCAGAACGCGACGCGCTTTCTCCTGCCGGTGTATCCGCAGCACCTGAGCCTCACCGGCAAGACCGCTAGCCTGCCAGATACGCAGTTGCTCGGCTGGGTCGAGCTGGAACTCTCGCATCACAGCACCCTGATCATCGGCTACCGCAGCCTACTCGCCAGCCTGCTGTTGATTGCCGCCGGGCTGATGGTCACCGCCCTGCTCGCCGTACGCATGAGCCACACCATCAACGACCCATTACGCCGGATCAAACACGGCGTGGCCCAGCTTAAGGACGGCCGCCTGGAAACCCGCCTGCCGCCACTCGGCAGCCATGAGCTGGACGAGCTGGCCTCCGGCATCAACCGCATGGCCGAATCCCTGCACAACGCCCAGGAAGAACTGCAACACAGCGTCGACCAAGCCACCGAGGATGTGCGGCAAAACCTGGAAACCATTGAAATCCAGAACATCGAGTTGGACTTGGCGCGCAAAGAGGCCCTGGAAGCCAGCCGGATCAAGTCTGAATTCCTCGCCAACATGAGCCATGAAATCCGCACGCCGCTCAACGGCATCCTCGGTTTCACCAACCTGCTGCAAAAAAGCGAGCTGACCCCGCGCCAGCAGGACTACCTGGGCACCATTGAACAATCCGCCGACAGCCTGTTGGCGATCATCAATGAGATCCTCGATTTCTCGAAGATCGAAGCCGGCAAACTGGTGCTGGAGAATATCCCGTTCAACCTGCGTGACCTGCTGCAGGACACCCTGACCATCCTCGCCCCGGCCGCCCACGCCAAACAGCTGGAGCTGCTCAGCCTGGTTTATCGCGACACGCCACTGTCGCTGATCGGTGACCCGCTGCGACTCAAGCAAGTGCTGACCAACTTGGTGAGCAATGCGATCAAGTTCACCCGCGCCGGCACCGTCGTCATCCGCGCCATGCTCGAAGACGAAAGCGCCGACCGCGCCCAGCTGCGCATCAGCGTGCAGGACACCGGCATCGGCCTCTCCGATGAAGACTTGCGCGAGCTGTTCCAGGCCTTCAGCCAGGCCGACAACTCACTAAGCCGCCAGGCCGGTGGCACCGGTTTGGGCCTGGTGATTTCCAAGCGTCTGATCGAGCAAATGGGCGGCGAGATCGGCG includes:
- a CDS encoding NADP-dependent oxidoreductase, producing the protein MTAPLNRQFLLAQRPVGLPSRETFSYVENSVGAPGPGQILVKNAYLSLDPAMRGWMNDAKSYIPPVGIGEVMRALGVGEVIASQHPDFAVGDHVNGALGVQDYFLGEPKGFYKVDPKRAPLPLYLSALGMTGMTAYFALLDVGAPQAGETVVISGAAGAVGSVAGQIAKLKGCRVVGIAGGADKCKFLIDELGFDGAIDYKSEDVVAGLKRECPKGVDVYFDNVGGDILDAVLTRLAFKARVVICGAISQYNNKQAVKGPANYLNLLVNSARMEGMVVMTYAPRFAEAAAEMGGWLASGQLKSKEDIVSGLQTFPETLLKLFSGENFGKLVLKVD
- the relA gene encoding GTP diphosphokinase; protein product: MVQVRAHQPINDDGSVNLEAWLEHVLSVDPALDREALREACEFARAAEQQANAAKNLWTEGASSFRSGLEIAEILADLKLDQDTLVAAVIYRCVREGKVPLVMVHQRFGPVVAKLVEGVLRMAAISASMNPRDSLVLGSQGQVENLRKMLVAMVDDVRVALIKLAERTCAIRAVKEADDEKRQRVAREVFDIYAPLAHRLGIGHIKWELEDLSFRYLEPEQYKQIAKLLHERRLDREHYINEVMGQLRGELEITGIKADISGRVKHIYSIWRKMQRKGLQFNQIYDVRAVRVLVPEVRDCYTALGIVHTLWRHIPKEFDDYIANPKENGYRSLHTAVLGPEGKVLEVQIRTQSMHEEAELGVCAHWRYKGTDVKASSNHYEEKISWLRQVLEWHEELGDIGGLAEQLRVDIEPDRVYVFTPDGHAIDLPKGATPLDFAYRVHTEIGHNCRGAKINGRIVPLNYSLQTGEQVEIITSKHGTPSRDWLNSNLGYVTTSRARAKIVHWFKLQDRDQNVAAGKVQLERELQRLALPHVDFEKLAEKANMKTSEDLFASLGAGDLRLAQLINLAQQLVEPDRVNEQLELIPRKALGFKPGKRGDIQIQGVGNLLTQMAGCCQPLPGDPIVGYITLGRGVSIHRQDCASVLQLAGREPERIIQVGWGPVPVQTYPVDIIIRAYDRSGLLRDVTQMLLNEKLNVLALNTRSNKEDNTASMSITVEIPGLDALGRLLGRISRLPNIIEVRRHRAS
- the rlmD gene encoding 23S rRNA (uracil(1939)-C(5))-methyltransferase RlmD, giving the protein MAKKDGGLRFQPSGGSRAPQVPVGKKQKLLIERLANDGRGIGFVEGRTWFVSGALAGEQIEARVLGAHGKVVEARAERILTASAERRDEACRHAKVCGGCSLQHMPQTDQLALKQRMLAEQLSRLANLEPREWAAPLVGPELAYRRRARIAVRWDHKAKRLDVGFRAVASQDIIAIDACPVLVQPLQPILRGLPQVLRELDKPQAIGHVELFSGSCNAVLIRHTAALSEADLARLQAFCSQQDAQLWLHGSAEPQPFNPAHELSYRLEAYNLSLAYRPGDFVQVNQSVNDAMIAQALDWLAPQADERVLDLFCGLGNFALPLAQRVRELIAVEGVQAMVERAALNAETNGLRNAHFFQADLSNPLAEAGWAQGGFAAVLLDPPRDGALQAVKQLATLGVKRVLYVSCNPTTLARDSAELLAQGYQLERAGILDMFPQTAHVEAMALFVKP
- the cysM gene encoding cysteine synthase CysM translates to MSLHYPTIADCVGNTPLVRLQRLPGNTSNTLLLKLEGNNPAGSVKDRPALSMISRAESRGDITPGDVLIEATSGNTGIALAMAAAIKGYRMVLIMPDNSTAERKAAMTAYGAQLILVGGMEEARDLALQMQADGKGKVLDQFANGDNPIAHYTSTGPEIWQQTGGEITHFISSMGTTGTIMGVSRFLKEQKPEVQIIGLQPMEGASIPGIRRWPQEYLPSIYQAERVDRIIDMGQQEAEEVMRRLAREEGIFCGVSSGGSVAAMLRLSQEVENAVMVAIICDRGDRYLSSGIYDAPSN
- a CDS encoding ATP-binding protein, whose amino-acid sequence is MITNLGIKGRVLMLTLLPTSLLALVLGGYFTWMQLSGLQEQLLQRGQMIIEQLAPLAAPALRTSDAELLQRIANQALEQPDVRAVSFLSAERSVLAHAGPSMLNDSPATGQLLLAQNSNQNATRFLLPVYPQHLSLTGKTASLPDTQLLGWVELELSHHSTLIIGYRSLLASLLLIAAGLMVTALLAVRMSHTINDPLRRIKHGVAQLKDGRLETRLPPLGSHELDELASGINRMAESLHNAQEELQHSVDQATEDVRQNLETIEIQNIELDLARKEALEASRIKSEFLANMSHEIRTPLNGILGFTNLLQKSELTPRQQDYLGTIEQSADSLLAIINEILDFSKIEAGKLVLENIPFNLRDLLQDTLTILAPAAHAKQLELLSLVYRDTPLSLIGDPLRLKQVLTNLVSNAIKFTRAGTVVIRAMLEDESADRAQLRISVQDTGIGLSDEDLRELFQAFSQADNSLSRQAGGTGLGLVISKRLIEQMGGEIGVDSTPEEGSEFWITLSLPKARDDAEDLPRPPLLGRRVAALESHDLARQALQHQLEDCGLQVSGFDNLDSLLSAVAEAQHSALPIELAVLGVSSQTLPPERLDQRIWELERLACKTLLLCPTTEQSLYQSLLPDAYSQLQAKPACTRKLQRGLAELLSPRHNRAENTHSAPSRPPLILCVDDNPANLLLVQTLLGDMGAHVSIANNGYEAVKKAAEQTFDLIFMDVQMPGMDGRQATEAIRQAENQRNQSPVPIIALTAHALANEKRALLQSGLDDYLSKPISERQLAQVVLKWTGLALRNQSSEHTGISATHNNLSILDSDEGLRLAAGKADLAADMLSMLLAGLPGDRQAIRQARDSGERTSLIERVHRLHGATRYCGVPQLRAACQRSETLLKQNDPAAQQALDELDAAIERLAQHAQVSA